One genomic window of Oncorhynchus kisutch isolate 150728-3 linkage group LG24, Okis_V2, whole genome shotgun sequence includes the following:
- the LOC109869707 gene encoding polyhomeotic-like protein 2 — MTSGNGNNAPTVTGSTPHNGESKPPQAIVKPQILTHVIEGFVIQEGAEPFPVERPLSLLIENLKKHKQQTLSDSEKTTSSNSTTDSEMEDLSHQELKQQQEPTLTCELCGRVDFAYNFKRSKRFCSTVCAKRYNVGCTKRMGLFPNRQTTMEKLKKQRMLDGNQQNSSSETKKRTLTTGQQTGGGSLTSSHPSHGESSQCSDMSSYEGPPSPPLSAASFGAHRPQVDRGPEHMEGCGQNLTQHFLPSDPAKWNVEDVYGFICSLPGCLAIAEEFRSQEIDGQSLLLLKEDHLMGTMNIKLGPALKIFAQISVLRDS, encoded by the exons ATGACCTCGGGGAATGGGAACAATGCGCCCACGGTGACCGGCAGCACCCCTCATAATGGCGAGAGCAAACCGCCCCAGGCAATAGTGAAACCCCAGATCCTCACCCACGTCATTGAGGGATTTGTGATCCAGGAGGGAGCCGAGCCTTTCCCT GTGGAACGTCCGTTGTCATTGCTGATCGAGAACCTGAAGAAACACAAACAGCAAACACTTTCCGACTCAGAGAAAACGACCTCCTCCAACAGCACCACAGACTCTGAGATGGAGGACTTATCACACCAAG AGctgaagcagcagcaggagccCACCCTGACGTGTGAGCTATGTGGCAGAGTGGACTTTGCCTACAACTTCAAGAGATCCAAGAGGTTCTGCTCCACTGTATGTGCCAAACG GTATAATGTGGGCTGTACAAAGCGAATGGGCCTCTTTCCAAATCGACAAACCACCATGGAGAAACTGAAGAAGCAAAGAATGTTGGATGGAAACCAACAGAACTCAAGTTCAGAAACCAAAAAACGG ACTCTCACCACTGGCCAACAAACTGGGGGTGGATCGTTGACGTCCAGCCACCCCTCTCACGGGGAGTCCAGCCAGTGTTCGGACATGTCTAGCTACGAGGGTCCTCCTTCGCCCCCCCTGTCTGCTGCCAGCTTTGGTGCTCACAGGCCTCAGGTGGACAGAGGGCCCGAGCACATGGAAGGCTGTGGACAAAACCTCACACAGCACTTCCTGCCCAGCGATCCAGCCAAGTGGAACGTGGAGGACGTCTACGGGTTCATCTGCTCCCTGCCAG GTTGCCTGGCGATAGCCGAGGAGTTCCGCTCCCAGGAGATCGACGGCCAGTCCTTGCTGCTGCTTAAAGAGGACCACCTTATGGGCACAATGAACATTAAACTGGGGCCCGCACTCAAGATCTTTGCCCAGATCAGTGTGCTGAGAGACTCGTAG